In the genome of Haemophilus pittmaniae, one region contains:
- a CDS encoding serine hydrolase: MLKQTAKLSKVALLAGVLAYGASVQAEDMQYGITVPDVNAQTYILMDYNSGAVLAALNPDQRQYPASLTKMMTSYVVGAALKQGKIHNTDMVTIGESAWGRNFPDSSKMFLNLNQQVSVGDLNKGVIIVSGNDACVALAEHISGTVTNFVDTMNKYVDQFGLKNTHFTTPHGLDDPNQFSSARDMAIIGSHIIRDLPNEYAIYAEKEFTFNKIKQPNRNGLLWDKTLNVDGMKTGHTSQAGYNLVASAVSPNNMRLISVVMGVPTYKGREVESKKLLQWGFANFDTLKTLEAGKEISEQPVYYGDKGNVKLGVLQDSFITVPKGRQGDLKARYDLDNKYLQAPLAKGQVVGKVVYQLDGKDVAVVNLQAMDEVAEGGIFGKAWDWLVLTVKGLFS; this comes from the coding sequence ATGTTAAAGCAAACTGCAAAATTATCTAAAGTTGCCTTGTTAGCCGGCGTATTGGCTTATGGTGCAAGCGTCCAGGCGGAGGATATGCAATATGGCATTACAGTACCGGATGTTAATGCACAAACCTATATTCTAATGGACTACAACTCTGGTGCAGTGTTGGCAGCACTTAACCCGGACCAACGTCAATATCCCGCTTCCCTGACCAAAATGATGACCAGCTACGTGGTTGGTGCAGCCTTAAAACAAGGCAAAATTCATAATACCGATATGGTGACTATTGGGGAAAGTGCTTGGGGACGTAACTTTCCGGATTCCTCTAAAATGTTCCTCAACCTCAATCAACAGGTTTCAGTGGGGGATTTAAATAAAGGTGTGATCATCGTTTCCGGCAATGATGCTTGTGTGGCATTGGCAGAGCATATTTCCGGCACGGTAACAAATTTCGTTGATACCATGAATAAATATGTGGATCAATTTGGTTTGAAAAATACCCATTTCACTACGCCGCATGGCCTAGATGATCCAAACCAATTCTCTTCTGCTCGCGATATGGCAATTATCGGTTCCCATATTATTCGTGATCTTCCAAACGAATATGCGATTTATGCGGAAAAAGAGTTTACCTTTAACAAAATCAAACAACCAAACCGCAATGGTTTATTGTGGGATAAAACATTAAATGTGGATGGTATGAAAACCGGCCACACCAGCCAAGCCGGCTATAACTTGGTAGCCTCTGCGGTCAGTCCAAATAATATGCGTTTGATTTCTGTGGTGATGGGAGTGCCTACCTATAAAGGCCGCGAAGTGGAAAGCAAAAAATTGCTACAATGGGGTTTCGCTAATTTCGACACCTTAAAAACCCTAGAAGCTGGCAAAGAAATCTCCGAACAACCGGTTTATTACGGTGATAAAGGCAATGTAAAACTTGGTGTTTTACAGGATAGCTTCATTACCGTGCCAAAAGGTCGTCAAGGTGATTTGAAAGCGCGTTATGATTTGGATAACAAATACTTGCAAGCGCCATTAGCCAAAGGCCAAGTAGTCGGTAAAGTGGTTTATCAATTAGATGGTAAAGACGTTGCTGTGGTAAATTTACAGGCAATGGACGAAGTCGCTGAAGGTGGTATTTTTGGTAAAGCTTGGGACTGGTTAGTATTAACCGTGAAAGGTCTCTTTTCCTAA
- the ybeD gene encoding DUF493 family protein YbeD, producing MATQQDYEKLKELMEFPTQLTFKVAGVNRENLAQDLISVVQRYVPGDYIPKEKRSSKGSYNSVSIDVLVNNFEQVETLYKELAKVDGVKMVI from the coding sequence ATGGCAACTCAACAAGATTATGAAAAACTAAAAGAATTAATGGAATTTCCAACCCAGCTCACTTTTAAAGTCGCCGGGGTCAACCGTGAAAATTTGGCACAAGATTTAATTAGCGTGGTGCAACGTTATGTGCCGGGAGATTATATTCCGAAGGAAAAACGCTCCAGTAAAGGTAGTTACAATTCCGTATCAATTGATGTGTTGGTGAATAATTTTGAGCAAGTTGAGACACTTTACAAAGAGTTGGCAAAAGTTGACGGCGTAAAAATGGTGATCTAA
- the lipB gene encoding lipoyl(octanoyl) transferase LipB: protein MTELIVRQLGLQDYQSVWQKMQQFTDNRDAQTADEIWLVEHPPVFTQGQAGKPEHLLQRSDIPVVQSDRGGQITYHGPGQQIMYVLIDVKRHAELNVRQLVTALEQSVVRTLANYGIAAYAKPDAPGVYIEGKKICSLGLRIRKGCSFHGLAFNIQMDLAPFHYINPCGYAGLEMCQLADFIPAEEAVCSKVSPKLIKHFAELLDYNVTNF from the coding sequence ATGACGGAACTTATCGTGCGCCAGCTTGGTTTGCAGGATTACCAAAGCGTGTGGCAAAAAATGCAACAATTTACAGATAATCGGGATGCGCAAACCGCCGATGAAATTTGGTTGGTGGAGCACCCGCCGGTGTTTACCCAAGGACAGGCCGGTAAACCGGAGCATTTATTGCAGCGTAGCGATATTCCCGTGGTGCAATCGGATCGTGGTGGACAAATTACCTATCATGGGCCGGGCCAGCAAATTATGTATGTACTGATCGATGTAAAACGCCATGCCGAGCTTAATGTGCGTCAACTGGTAACCGCCTTGGAACAAAGTGTGGTACGCACCTTGGCTAATTATGGCATTGCAGCTTACGCTAAACCGGATGCTCCGGGCGTGTATATTGAGGGAAAAAAAATCTGCTCTCTGGGACTGCGGATTCGTAAAGGTTGTTCCTTTCATGGATTGGCTTTTAACATCCAAATGGATTTAGCACCTTTTCATTATATTAATCCATGTGGCTATGCAGGCTTAGAAATGTGTCAATTAGCGGATTTCATTCCGGCGGAAGAAGCGGTTTGTAGTAAGGTTTCACCCAAATTAATTAAACACTTTGCCGAACTTTTAGACTATAATGTCACAAATTTTTAA
- the lipA gene encoding lipoyl synthase, producing MSTPFKMERGVKYRDAAKTSVIPVKNIDPNQTLLKKPEWMKIKLPASSMKIDSIKNGMRRHGLHSVCEEASCPNLHECFNHGTATFMILGAICTRRCPFCDVAHGKPLPPDPQEPIKLAETIADMKLKYVVITSVDRDDLADRGAGHFADCVREIRALNPGIKIEILVPDFRGRITQALEKLKDNPPDVFNHNLENVPRLYKEIRPGADYQWSLKLLHDFKQMFPDIPTKSGLMVGLGETNEEILQVMADLRANGVTMLTLGQYLQPSRHHLPVARYVHPTEFDEFREKANAMGFEHAACGPFVRSSYHADLQASGGLVK from the coding sequence ATGTCAACTCCCTTCAAAATGGAACGCGGCGTCAAATATCGCGATGCTGCGAAAACCTCAGTGATTCCGGTCAAAAATATCGATCCCAATCAAACCCTATTGAAAAAACCGGAATGGATGAAAATCAAATTACCGGCCAGCTCGATGAAAATCGACAGTATTAAAAACGGTATGCGCCGTCATGGTTTGCATTCAGTTTGTGAAGAAGCCAGCTGTCCGAATTTGCACGAATGTTTCAACCATGGCACGGCCACTTTTATGATTCTGGGCGCCATTTGTACCCGTCGTTGTCCATTTTGTGATGTAGCACATGGCAAACCGCTGCCACCGGATCCCCAAGAGCCAATTAAATTGGCCGAAACCATTGCTGATATGAAGCTAAAATACGTGGTAATTACCTCCGTAGACCGTGATGATTTAGCGGATCGCGGCGCCGGTCATTTTGCCGATTGTGTACGGGAAATTCGCGCACTTAACCCGGGGATTAAAATTGAAATCCTAGTGCCGGATTTCCGCGGGCGTATCACTCAAGCCTTGGAAAAACTAAAAGATAACCCGCCGGATGTGTTTAACCACAACTTAGAGAACGTACCTCGTTTGTATAAGGAGATTCGTCCGGGTGCCGACTATCAATGGTCGCTTAAACTGTTGCACGACTTTAAACAAATGTTCCCAGACATTCCGACTAAATCAGGCTTAATGGTGGGCTTAGGTGAAACTAACGAAGAAATTTTACAAGTGATGGCCGACTTGCGTGCCAATGGCGTCACTATGCTGACCTTAGGACAATATTTGCAGCCAAGTCGTCACCATTTGCCGGTCGCACGGTATGTGCATCCGACAGAATTCGATGAATTCCGTGAAAAAGCCAATGCAATGGGATTTGAACACGCCGCTTGTGGGCCTTTCGTGCGCTCTTCCTATCATGCCGACTTACAAGCCAGTGGTGGATTGGTGAAATAA
- the pgeF gene encoding peptidoglycan editing factor PgeF, protein MQAIFPRWAAPAHVHALTTIRTNGVSQAPFDSFNLGGHVGDDPASVAANRRLLEERFKLPQQPLFLNQTHSTRVIELPYQGDNLDADATYSKQASQICLVMTADCLPVLFCDKDGCQVAAAHAGWRGLCDGVLEETVAQFSGAASNIMAWLGPAIGPDAFQVGEDVIAQFVAVDPNARLAFREDPSAPGKYLGDLYQIARQRLNKLGIHEISGGEHCTFHDAARFFSYRRDNQTGRMASLIWFE, encoded by the coding sequence ATGCAGGCAATTTTTCCCCGTTGGGCAGCTCCCGCCCATGTGCATGCGCTCACCACCATTCGTACCAATGGTGTCAGCCAAGCGCCATTTGACAGTTTTAACTTAGGCGGCCATGTGGGTGACGATCCGGCCAGCGTAGCGGCTAACCGTCGCTTATTAGAAGAACGCTTCAAGCTGCCACAACAGCCGCTATTCCTTAATCAAACCCACAGCACCCGTGTGATTGAATTGCCTTATCAAGGCGATAATCTTGATGCCGATGCAACCTACAGCAAACAGGCCTCCCAGATCTGTTTAGTGATGACCGCTGATTGCTTGCCGGTATTGTTTTGCGATAAGGACGGATGCCAAGTGGCCGCTGCACATGCAGGCTGGCGCGGATTATGTGATGGTGTGCTGGAAGAAACCGTTGCGCAATTTAGCGGAGCGGCTAGCAACATTATGGCTTGGCTTGGACCGGCTATTGGCCCCGATGCCTTCCAAGTAGGTGAAGATGTGATTGCGCAATTTGTGGCGGTCGATCCGAATGCCCGTTTGGCTTTCCGTGAAGATCCAAGCGCTCCGGGTAAATATCTCGGCGATCTCTACCAAATTGCCCGTCAACGTTTGAATAAACTCGGTATCCATGAGATCAGCGGTGGAGAACATTGTACCTTCCACGATGCCGCGCGCTTTTTCTCCTACCGTCGTGACAATCAAACCGGCCGCATGGCCAGCCTGATTTGGTTCGAATAA
- the rluD gene encoding 23S rRNA pseudouridine(1911/1915/1917) synthase RluD: MPQITLSAFVAPEHMGQRLDQTLAELFPDYSRSRLKVWIEEGKVSLNGQLANVPRAKVFGGETVEINVEIEDENRFEAQNIPLDIVYEDDDILVINKPKDLVVHPGAGNPSGTVLNALLYHYPAIAEVPRAGIVHRLDKDTTGLMVVAKTIPAQTQLVRDLQKRKITREYEAVASGIMTKGGTVEQPMARHPTKRTLMAVHPLGKPAVTHYRVMEHFRNYTRLRLRLETGRTHQIRVHMAHIAHPLLGDQTYGGRPRPPKDADEQFLTVLRNFKRQALHAVMLRLHHPISGELMEWYAPLPADFVELIQALKADYQAHKDELDY, translated from the coding sequence ATGCCACAAATTACCCTTTCGGCCTTCGTTGCCCCCGAGCACATGGGACAACGCTTGGATCAAACCCTTGCCGAACTTTTCCCCGATTATTCCCGTTCCCGCCTAAAAGTCTGGATTGAAGAAGGCAAAGTCAGCCTAAACGGCCAACTGGCAAACGTACCGCGAGCTAAAGTTTTCGGTGGCGAAACCGTTGAAATTAACGTAGAAATCGAAGATGAAAACCGCTTCGAAGCACAGAATATTCCATTGGATATTGTGTATGAAGACGATGATATTTTGGTGATCAACAAACCGAAGGATTTAGTGGTTCACCCGGGTGCCGGTAATCCAAGCGGTACCGTTCTCAACGCACTACTTTACCATTATCCGGCCATTGCCGAAGTGCCGCGAGCCGGAATTGTGCACCGCTTGGATAAGGACACCACCGGATTAATGGTGGTGGCTAAAACCATTCCGGCACAAACTCAGCTGGTGCGCGATTTACAAAAACGCAAAATCACCCGCGAATATGAAGCCGTCGCCTCTGGCATTATGACCAAGGGTGGTACCGTGGAACAACCAATGGCGCGCCATCCAACCAAACGCACCTTGATGGCGGTGCATCCACTAGGCAAACCGGCGGTGACCCATTATCGGGTTATGGAACATTTCCGCAATTACACCCGCTTACGCTTACGCTTGGAAACCGGTCGTACCCACCAAATCCGTGTACATATGGCACATATTGCGCATCCGCTGTTGGGTGATCAAACCTACGGTGGCCGACCGCGTCCACCAAAGGATGCCGATGAGCAATTTTTAACGGTATTGCGCAACTTTAAACGCCAAGCATTGCACGCCGTGATGTTGCGATTACATCATCCAATCAGTGGCGAGTTGATGGAATGGTACGCCCCATTACCGGCGGATTTTGTTGAACTGATTCAGGCCCTAAAAGCCGATTATCAAGCCCATAAAGACGAATTGGATTATTAA
- a CDS encoding outer membrane protein assembly factor BamD: protein MRKMKSFAVAALAALAVVGCSSNNKEVEQASVNELYNKGSSALQEGSFTDSIRYLNAVTTRFPGSTYQEQAMLDLIYANYKAQDYTATLMTIDSYLNQFPQSPNRDYAVYMAGLTNLATADNAIQDFFGIDRSTRENTSLKTAFSNFQSLVRAFPQSPYSQDALARMAYIKDMLARHELDIAKFYYKRDAYVATANRVVGMLQLYPDAKATYDALPLMRDSYEKMGLKTLAEQTQQVINANQNKQFGEVKKPEEPSLIERVLPWFGGKKEQQ, encoded by the coding sequence ATGCGTAAAATGAAATCCTTCGCCGTGGCAGCCCTTGCGGCACTTGCGGTGGTTGGTTGTAGCAGTAATAATAAAGAAGTTGAACAAGCCTCAGTAAACGAACTGTATAACAAGGGGAGCAGCGCGCTGCAAGAGGGTAGTTTCACCGATTCCATTCGCTACTTAAACGCCGTGACCACCCGTTTCCCGGGTTCGACCTATCAAGAGCAAGCCATGTTGGATCTAATTTATGCCAACTACAAGGCGCAGGATTACACAGCAACCTTGATGACAATCGATAGTTATCTGAATCAATTCCCGCAAAGCCCAAATCGTGATTATGCGGTATATATGGCCGGTTTAACCAATTTGGCAACCGCCGATAACGCAATTCAAGATTTCTTTGGAATTGACCGTTCCACCCGTGAAAATACCTCGTTGAAAACTGCGTTTTCCAACTTCCAAAGTTTGGTACGTGCATTCCCGCAAAGCCCATATTCACAAGATGCTTTAGCGCGTATGGCCTACATCAAAGATATGTTAGCGCGTCATGAATTGGATATTGCTAAATTCTATTATAAACGTGATGCCTACGTAGCTACTGCGAACCGAGTAGTGGGCATGTTACAGCTTTATCCGGATGCTAAAGCTACCTACGATGCATTACCGTTAATGCGTGATTCCTACGAAAAAATGGGCTTAAAAACCCTCGCTGAACAAACTCAACAGGTGATCAATGCAAACCAAAATAAACAATTTGGCGAAGTGAAGAAACCTGAAGAGCCAAGCCTTATCGAGCGTGTATTACCTTGGTTCGGTGGCAAGAAAGAACAGCAATAA
- the ruvX gene encoding Holliday junction resolvase RuvX, whose translation MGFTALAFDFGTKSIGCAVGQSITGTAQALPAFNAQDGIPNWDAIEKCLREWAPRVIVVGLPLNMDGTEQPLTLRARKFANRLQGRFNIPVQLQDERLTTTEARDEIFSRGGFRALNKSKVDGISACLILESWFASGVFEE comes from the coding sequence ATGGGATTTACCGCTCTAGCCTTTGATTTCGGGACAAAAAGCATTGGTTGCGCAGTCGGCCAAAGTATTACTGGGACAGCGCAAGCCTTGCCGGCCTTTAATGCTCAAGATGGTATTCCCAATTGGGATGCGATCGAAAAATGCCTGCGCGAATGGGCACCGCGGGTGATTGTAGTTGGCCTGCCGCTGAATATGGATGGCACCGAACAGCCACTCACGCTACGCGCACGGAAATTCGCCAATCGTCTGCAAGGGCGCTTTAATATTCCCGTGCAACTCCAAGACGAACGCCTCACCACCACCGAGGCTCGCGATGAAATCTTTAGCCGCGGCGGTTTTCGAGCTCTCAATAAATCCAAGGTTGACGGCATTTCCGCCTGTTTAATTCTGGAAAGTTGGTTTGCCAGCGGTGTATTTGAGGAGTAA
- a CDS encoding YqgE/AlgH family protein, which yields MMNLQGQLLIAMPHVKDYFEQAVILICEHNAQGAMGVMINYPTDLSIAELYSKLNLMSINNRQFSQRHVTGTLVLTGGPVHSERGFIVHTKSKTEFEHSYPISDNLWLTTSADIINTFGSSDAPENYLVALGCANWAPGQLEQEIADNVWLVAPSNNYILFHTRYDDRYSTASRQLRIYGDNLVPEQMGHA from the coding sequence ATAATGAACTTACAAGGCCAACTTTTAATCGCTATGCCCCACGTAAAGGATTACTTTGAGCAGGCGGTCATTCTAATTTGCGAACATAACGCACAGGGCGCTATGGGCGTGATGATCAACTACCCTACCGACTTAAGTATCGCTGAGCTGTATTCCAAGCTAAATTTAATGTCGATCAACAATCGCCAATTCAGCCAACGTCATGTAACCGGCACCTTAGTGCTCACCGGTGGGCCGGTACATAGCGAACGCGGTTTTATTGTGCATACCAAAAGTAAAACGGAATTCGAACACAGTTACCCGATTAGCGATAATCTGTGGCTCACTACCTCCGCCGATATTATCAACACTTTCGGCAGCTCCGATGCTCCGGAGAATTATTTAGTCGCCCTCGGTTGCGCCAATTGGGCTCCGGGACAATTGGAACAGGAAATTGCTGACAATGTTTGGTTGGTCGCCCCCTCCAATAATTACATCTTATTCCATACCCGTTATGACGACCGCTATAGTACCGCCAGTCGACAATTACGGATCTACGGCGATAATTTAGTGCCGGAACAAATGGGACATGCCTAA
- the rsmE gene encoding 16S rRNA (uracil(1498)-N(3))-methyltransferase: MRIPRIYHPESLANATQVQLSEDAANHVGRVLRMGEGQQIELFDGSNHIFPAQIVRADKKTISVQILDCQSANRESPLPIHLGQVISRGERMEFTIQKSVELGVSAITPLWSERCGVKLDGDRLAKKLQQWQKIAISACEQCGRNQIPLIRPLMKLADWCAEQDGSLKLNLHPRASYSIKTLPTPPAAGVRLLIGSEGGLSAEEIAQTAQLGFTDVLLGPRVLRTETAALSAITALQLTFGDLG, from the coding sequence ATGCGAATTCCCCGAATTTATCATCCCGAATCCTTAGCTAACGCGACTCAGGTACAACTGAGTGAAGACGCGGCCAATCATGTCGGGCGCGTATTGCGCATGGGCGAAGGTCAACAGATCGAACTATTTGACGGCAGCAATCATATTTTTCCGGCGCAAATTGTACGTGCCGATAAAAAAACAATTTCCGTGCAGATTTTAGATTGTCAATCCGCCAATCGGGAATCACCGCTTCCTATCCATTTGGGACAAGTTATTTCACGCGGTGAACGCATGGAGTTTACCATTCAAAAATCCGTTGAATTAGGCGTATCGGCGATCACGCCACTTTGGTCGGAACGCTGCGGCGTAAAATTAGATGGTGATCGCCTAGCCAAAAAATTGCAACAATGGCAGAAAATTGCGATTAGCGCCTGCGAACAATGCGGACGTAATCAAATTCCACTCATTCGCCCATTGATGAAACTAGCCGATTGGTGCGCCGAACAGGACGGCAGTTTGAAACTCAATTTGCATCCACGCGCCAGTTATTCCATTAAAACCCTTCCCACTCCGCCTGCTGCGGGTGTGCGTTTGTTGATCGGTTCCGAAGGCGGTTTGTCGGCGGAAGAAATCGCGCAAACCGCACAATTGGGATTCACCGATGTATTATTAGGCCCGCGTGTGCTGCGTACGGAAACCGCCGCGCTCTCAGCCATCACTGCATTACAATTGACTTTTGGAGACTTAGGATAA
- the fadR gene encoding fatty acid metabolism transcriptional regulator FadR — MQNENLFLKAQSPAALAEEYIVKSIWNDVFPAGTHLPSERDLADKIGVTRTTLREVLQRLARDGWLTIQHGKPTQVNNIWDTAGPNIIETLITLDSDSAPLIIENMLSLRSRMSESYIYEAVKLSPQECFKLFAGLDDLSNTAESYINFDYWLFRQFPMIANKPFYCLVYNSLKGVYHKIGLLFFAEPKHRELTHQFYLELREICRQGNADVVVDCIRKHNQQSALYWRSILETLPNTLNES; from the coding sequence ATGCAAAATGAAAATCTATTTTTAAAGGCACAAAGCCCTGCCGCGTTAGCGGAAGAATATATCGTTAAAAGTATTTGGAACGATGTATTTCCGGCCGGCACCCACTTGCCTTCCGAACGGGATTTAGCGGATAAAATTGGAGTTACACGCACCACCTTGCGCGAGGTACTACAGCGTTTGGCACGCGACGGTTGGCTCACCATTCAGCACGGTAAGCCAACTCAAGTAAATAATATTTGGGATACCGCCGGCCCCAACATTATCGAAACCCTGATCACATTGGATAGCGACAGCGCGCCATTGATTATCGAAAACATGTTGTCATTGCGCAGTCGGATGTCAGAATCCTACATTTATGAAGCGGTTAAACTCTCACCGCAGGAATGTTTCAAACTATTTGCCGGCTTGGACGATTTATCCAATACCGCAGAAAGTTACATCAATTTTGATTATTGGTTGTTCCGTCAATTTCCGATGATCGCCAATAAGCCATTTTATTGCTTGGTGTATAACAGTTTGAAAGGGGTATATCACAAGATCGGCTTGTTGTTTTTTGCCGAACCAAAACATCGCGAATTAACCCACCAATTTTATTTGGAGTTGCGCGAAATTTGCCGTCAAGGCAACGCCGATGTAGTAGTGGATTGCATTCGTAAACACAACCAACAATCAGCGTTATATTGGCGCAGTATTTTGGAAACCCTACCAAACACCCTAAACGAATCCTAA